Proteins found in one Pontibacter sp. SGAir0037 genomic segment:
- a CDS encoding PQQ-binding-like beta-propeller repeat protein produces the protein MRLKLICTVFPLAAMLLACGRNATKEPLDVRSYNDWTAYAGAKDGNRYSSNDQISTRNVAQLEVAWSYSSNDKDPENRSQMQCNPIIIKGTMYATSPQLKLLALDAGTGEEKWVFDPFQKQTGSNLNSGIFNVSRGVVYWQDEREENGRILYTVGAKLYAIDAATGTPVESFGRSGSLDLRENLDLEWDASTAYAAGTSPGIIYKDLLIIGMRLSEGPDALPGHVRAFDVRTGERKWIFHTIPHPGELGYDTWENPESWKRIGGANSWAGMSLDEKTGTVYIPTGSASPDFYGGVRKGQNLFANSLIALDAATGRYKWHYQVVHHDLWDRDLAANPNLVQVKHRGKTVDAVAQITKHGYIFLLDRETGQSLFPVNEVPVPASELAGEEAWPTQPIPTLPEPFARQRFEEEDVTDLSPETHAYMLEQYKKVKHRTMFAPPSKAGSWIFPGFDGGGEWGGAAVDVESGIMYVNSSEMPWALTMVDVPKHALKDASLAGLGRATYDKYCMTCHGPELKGNSPSYPSLVDLHKKYKKQDLMRVLDNGKNMMPSFRHIPANEKQALQVFLLHLDETDVSAQVVASSKPGGAEASNAKEPSAAQAGVRSVQDEVHYTMTGYNRFVDKDGYPGIKPPWGTLNAVDLNSGKLLWKVPLGEYEELTRRGIAPTGTENYGGPLVTKGGVIFIGATKDAKIRAFDKLTGKVLWEAQLPAPGYATPATYTVNGKQFVVIACGGGKIGSKSGDQYVAFALPEK, from the coding sequence ATGCGACTCAAGCTTATCTGTACAGTATTTCCCTTGGCTGCTATGCTGTTGGCATGTGGTAGAAATGCAACAAAAGAGCCGTTGGATGTACGCAGTTATAACGACTGGACTGCCTATGCCGGTGCTAAAGACGGAAACAGATACTCTTCCAACGATCAGATCAGTACCCGGAATGTGGCACAGTTGGAGGTGGCATGGTCGTATAGTTCCAACGATAAAGATCCTGAGAACCGTTCTCAGATGCAGTGCAACCCGATAATTATTAAAGGAACCATGTATGCCACTTCGCCACAACTTAAATTACTGGCCTTAGATGCTGGCACCGGTGAAGAAAAATGGGTGTTTGATCCGTTTCAGAAGCAGACAGGTTCTAACCTGAATAGCGGAATTTTTAATGTTAGCAGAGGTGTTGTTTACTGGCAGGATGAAAGGGAAGAAAACGGACGCATACTTTATACTGTAGGAGCGAAGCTATATGCCATAGATGCTGCAACCGGTACTCCGGTAGAAAGCTTTGGCAGGAGCGGCTCCCTTGATCTAAGGGAAAACCTGGACCTGGAATGGGATGCCTCCACTGCCTATGCTGCCGGTACTTCACCAGGCATCATTTACAAGGATCTGCTGATTATCGGCATGCGGCTTTCGGAGGGACCTGATGCGCTGCCGGGGCATGTCCGGGCTTTTGACGTGCGTACCGGAGAAAGAAAGTGGATATTCCATACCATTCCACACCCGGGAGAATTGGGCTACGATACCTGGGAGAACCCTGAAAGCTGGAAAAGGATTGGCGGAGCGAATAGTTGGGCAGGTATGTCTTTAGATGAAAAGACGGGAACTGTTTATATTCCGACCGGCTCTGCTTCTCCTGATTTTTATGGGGGCGTGCGGAAGGGGCAGAACCTGTTTGCCAATAGCCTGATTGCTTTAGATGCTGCCACAGGTCGTTATAAGTGGCATTACCAGGTGGTGCACCACGATCTGTGGGATCGCGACCTGGCAGCTAACCCGAACCTGGTGCAGGTAAAACATCGTGGTAAAACTGTTGATGCAGTAGCCCAGATCACCAAACACGGCTATATTTTTTTACTGGACCGGGAAACAGGGCAGTCCCTCTTCCCGGTTAACGAGGTGCCGGTACCGGCCTCTGAACTGGCAGGAGAAGAAGCCTGGCCTACACAACCAATACCTACTTTGCCGGAACCTTTTGCAAGACAGAGATTTGAAGAAGAGGATGTGACAGATCTTTCTCCTGAAACGCATGCCTACATGTTGGAGCAGTACAAAAAAGTAAAGCACCGTACCATGTTTGCTCCACCCAGCAAAGCCGGCAGCTGGATTTTTCCGGGTTTTGATGGAGGAGGTGAGTGGGGAGGGGCCGCGGTAGACGTGGAATCCGGTATCATGTATGTCAACAGCTCCGAAATGCCCTGGGCACTCACAATGGTAGATGTTCCGAAGCATGCGCTTAAAGATGCCTCTCTGGCAGGTTTAGGAAGAGCGACTTATGATAAATACTGTATGACCTGCCATGGACCGGAACTCAAAGGGAATAGCCCCTCTTATCCTTCTTTGGTAGATCTGCACAAGAAGTACAAAAAGCAGGATTTAATGCGTGTGCTGGATAATGGAAAAAACATGATGCCCTCGTTTAGGCACATCCCCGCTAATGAAAAACAGGCTTTGCAGGTATTTCTGCTGCACCTTGACGAAACAGATGTTTCTGCACAGGTAGTGGCTTCCTCAAAACCGGGTGGTGCTGAAGCCAGTAATGCAAAAGAACCTTCTGCAGCGCAGGCAGGGGTAAGGAGCGTGCAGGACGAGGTGCATTATACCATGACAGGGTACAACCGCTTTGTAGACAAAGACGGCTATCCGGGTATAAAGCCACCTTGGGGTACCTTAAATGCCGTTGATCTTAACTCCGGTAAGCTGCTCTGGAAAGTACCCCTGGGGGAGTATGAAGAGTTAACCAGAAGAGGGATAGCACCGACAGGCACAGAGAACTACGGCGGCCCGCTTGTAACCAAGGGAGGAGTGATTTTTATAGGAGCTACAAAAGATGCTAAAATCAGGGCGTTCGATAAGCTAACGGGCAAGGTGCTTTGGGAGGCGCAACTACCGGCACCAGGCTATGCCACGCCAGCGACCTACACTGTTAACGGGAAGCAGTTTGTCGTAATTGCTTGCGGGGGCGGCAAGATCGGCAGCAAGTCCGGTGATCAGTATGTGGCTTTTGCTTTGCCGGAGAAGTGA
- a CDS encoding FAD-binding and (Fe-S)-binding domain-containing protein has protein sequence MDQEKLHQLSRELEGELHYDSTMRTLYATDASAYREMPLAVAFPKNIADIKKLIAFARQEKTSLIPRTAGTSLAGQVVGSGIVVDVSRTFNQILELNAEEQWVRVQPGVIRDELNYFLKPHGLYFGPETSTANRAMIGGMVGNNSCGSNSVVYGSTREHLISVKALLSDGTETEFGPLTTEQFEEKCQGVNTSGPLETRLYQATKAMLSHAPTKAGIRAEFPKPSIQRRNTGYAIDMLLESEPFTPDTEPFNFCKLLAGSEGTLAFLTEIKLHVNPLPPKEIGLVCIHCHTVDESLRANLVALNYSPSASELMDHYVLECTKTNIEQSQNRFFVQGDPGAILVVELAAETREAIEQRAWQLINELQAAGLGYHYPLVFGPDTKKVWNLRKAGLGLLSNIPGDAKPVAVIEDTAVDVQDLPDFIREFNLTLEKHNLYCVHYAHAGSGELHLRPIINLKTEEGNRLFRTIAEEIASLVKKYRGSLSGEHGDGRLRGEFIPFMIGEENYKLLEEVKRVWDPGNIFNPGKIVDTPSMNTFLRYEPGQETPAFDTVFRFKNEDGILRAAELCNGSGDCRKTHLTGGTMCPSYMVTRNEKDTTRGRANTLREFLTRSPKQNRFDHEEIKETMDLCLSCKGCKSECPSNVDVAKLKAEFLQHYYDANGIPFRTRMISNFNKANNLAAIAPGIYNFMFKNESTAAIAKKMMGFAPQRSLPLLHQTTLRSWFKKHQRRNKRAGSGKKKVYLFCDEFTNFNDTPVGIKAVLLLEKLGYQVEIPKHEESGRTYMSKGLLREAKKLAQKNVALLKDIITNETPLIGIEPSCILSFRDEYLDLVEKDQEEDAKKLSINCLLFDEFIAREIINGHIDQSLFKEEQRLIKLHGHCHQKALSSVLYTQQMLTLPVNYKVEVIPSGCCGMAGSFGYEAEHYDVSMQVGELVLFPAVRQQPEEVIIAAPGTSCRHQIHDGTSRTALHPVEVLYEALK, from the coding sequence ATGGATCAGGAAAAACTGCATCAACTATCCAGGGAACTGGAAGGAGAATTACACTACGACAGCACTATGCGTACCCTGTATGCAACAGATGCTTCGGCTTACCGGGAAATGCCACTGGCTGTTGCCTTTCCGAAAAACATTGCAGATATAAAGAAACTTATTGCGTTTGCCCGCCAAGAAAAAACGTCGCTTATCCCTCGTACCGCAGGCACTTCGCTTGCCGGGCAGGTTGTCGGAAGCGGCATTGTGGTGGACGTGTCACGCACCTTTAACCAGATATTAGAACTGAATGCTGAAGAGCAGTGGGTGCGTGTACAGCCTGGCGTTATCAGAGATGAACTGAACTATTTCCTGAAGCCTCACGGACTCTATTTTGGTCCTGAAACTTCTACCGCCAACCGTGCCATGATTGGCGGTATGGTAGGCAATAATTCCTGCGGCTCCAACTCGGTGGTTTACGGCAGCACCCGCGAACATTTGATTTCGGTGAAAGCCCTGTTAAGCGATGGCACCGAAACAGAGTTCGGCCCATTAACTACAGAGCAATTCGAGGAGAAATGCCAGGGTGTAAACACCTCCGGGCCATTGGAAACCAGGCTATACCAGGCTACCAAAGCCATGCTTTCGCATGCCCCCACCAAGGCCGGTATCCGAGCCGAATTTCCGAAGCCCAGCATACAGCGCCGAAACACAGGCTATGCGATAGATATGCTGCTTGAGTCGGAGCCTTTTACCCCGGATACAGAACCTTTTAACTTCTGCAAATTATTAGCAGGCTCCGAAGGTACGCTTGCATTCCTGACAGAGATAAAGCTGCATGTAAACCCGCTCCCGCCAAAAGAAATCGGTCTTGTTTGCATCCATTGTCATACAGTGGATGAGTCGCTCAGGGCAAACCTGGTAGCACTGAACTATAGCCCCAGCGCCAGCGAACTGATGGACCACTATGTGCTGGAATGCACCAAAACCAATATAGAGCAGAGCCAGAACAGGTTCTTTGTGCAGGGCGACCCTGGTGCTATCCTGGTAGTAGAGCTCGCCGCTGAGACCAGAGAAGCCATTGAGCAGCGAGCCTGGCAACTGATCAACGAATTGCAGGCCGCCGGACTGGGTTACCACTACCCACTGGTGTTTGGCCCCGATACAAAAAAGGTATGGAACCTGCGCAAAGCCGGCTTAGGGTTGCTTTCCAACATTCCGGGAGATGCCAAGCCTGTTGCTGTAATTGAAGACACGGCAGTAGACGTGCAGGACCTGCCTGATTTCATCCGGGAGTTTAACCTGACCCTGGAAAAGCATAACCTCTATTGTGTACATTATGCCCATGCCGGCTCCGGTGAGTTACACCTGCGCCCGATCATCAACCTGAAAACAGAAGAAGGAAACAGGTTATTCAGAACCATTGCCGAAGAAATTGCCAGCCTGGTAAAGAAATACAGAGGTTCTCTCAGTGGCGAGCACGGCGATGGCCGTTTAAGAGGCGAGTTTATACCCTTTATGATTGGCGAGGAGAACTACAAGCTGCTGGAAGAAGTGAAGCGGGTTTGGGACCCCGGCAACATTTTTAACCCGGGTAAGATTGTAGATACGCCTTCTATGAACACGTTCCTGCGCTACGAACCGGGGCAGGAAACACCCGCATTTGACACTGTTTTCCGATTCAAAAATGAAGATGGCATTCTGCGGGCCGCTGAACTCTGCAACGGCTCCGGCGACTGCCGCAAAACACATTTAACGGGAGGTACCATGTGCCCGAGCTATATGGTAACCCGAAACGAAAAAGACACAACCCGTGGCCGAGCCAATACGCTGCGCGAGTTCCTGACCCGCTCGCCAAAGCAAAACAGATTTGATCACGAAGAGATAAAAGAGACGATGGATTTGTGCCTGTCCTGCAAAGGCTGCAAATCCGAATGTCCGTCTAATGTAGATGTGGCCAAACTGAAAGCGGAGTTTCTGCAGCATTACTACGATGCGAACGGCATTCCATTCCGCACCCGCATGATCAGTAACTTTAACAAAGCCAACAACCTGGCCGCTATTGCCCCCGGCATCTATAACTTCATGTTTAAAAATGAAAGTACGGCTGCCATTGCCAAAAAAATGATGGGCTTTGCGCCGCAGCGTTCTTTACCTCTGTTGCACCAAACCACCCTTCGCAGCTGGTTTAAAAAGCACCAGCGCCGGAACAAAAGGGCTGGTAGCGGCAAAAAGAAAGTATACCTGTTCTGCGACGAGTTCACTAATTTTAACGACACACCTGTTGGTATAAAAGCCGTGCTGCTGCTTGAGAAGCTTGGTTACCAGGTAGAGATACCAAAGCACGAAGAAAGTGGCCGCACCTATATGTCGAAAGGCCTGTTGCGCGAAGCTAAAAAACTGGCCCAGAAGAACGTTGCGCTGTTAAAAGACATCATTACAAACGAAACACCTCTGATCGGGATAGAGCCTTCCTGCATTCTGTCCTTCCGGGATGAGTACCTGGACCTGGTAGAGAAAGACCAGGAAGAGGACGCTAAAAAGCTTTCGATCAACTGCCTGCTCTTCGATGAATTTATTGCGCGTGAAATTATCAATGGCCACATCGACCAAAGCCTATTCAAAGAGGAGCAGCGCCTGATTAAACTACATGGGCATTGCCACCAGAAAGCACTTTCGTCGGTTCTGTACACGCAACAGATGCTCACACTGCCTGTCAACTATAAAGTGGAGGTAATTCCTTCGGGATGCTGTGGCATGGCAGGCTCTTTCGGCTACGAAGCAGAACATTATGATGTGTCTATGCAGGTTGGGGAGCTGGTTTTATTTCCGGCAGTACGTCAGCAACCGGAAGAGGTGATTATTGCCGCCCCTGGCACCAGCTGCCGCCATCAGATTCATGATGGCACCAGCAGAACGGCCCTTCACCCGGTGGAGGTGTTATATGAAGCGCTAAAGTAA
- a CDS encoding glycoside hydrolase family 140 protein gives MAQAQAQHLKVSNNKRYLVHGNGKPFFYLGDTAWELFHRLNREEADFYLQNRKEKGFTVIQAVVLAELNGLRDPNPYGNLPLLNEDPAQPNEAYFEHVDYIVNKAEALGLYIGMLPTWGDKIYRNSWGVGPEIFNTANAKVFGEYIGRRYKNKPVIWILGGDRNPRGEQDVEIWRAMAAGIVAGVGGQDNALMSFHPQPQVKGGSSTWFHKDDWLDFNMFQTGHNRFINIYDKITGDYQLEPTKPTMDAEPIYEDHPIAFDARKNGYSEARDVRRAAYQSLFAGSHGHTYGCHGIWQMYAPGRQPVSVARTYWKDALDLPGATQMQYVRKLLESRPMLERVPDQSLVNAAYEGQELIQATRGHDYAFIYTTAGKPIEANLGRISGKTLKAAWYDPRTGKTTAIGKFKNTGTHTFTPPGSGPDNDWVLILDDARQRYKAP, from the coding sequence ATGGCACAAGCGCAGGCTCAGCACTTAAAAGTAAGTAACAACAAGCGTTATCTGGTGCATGGCAACGGCAAACCATTCTTTTACCTCGGCGACACCGCCTGGGAGCTGTTTCACCGCCTGAACCGCGAAGAAGCAGACTTTTATCTTCAGAACCGAAAAGAAAAGGGCTTTACAGTTATTCAGGCTGTTGTACTGGCTGAGCTGAATGGCTTGCGCGATCCGAATCCTTACGGAAATTTACCGCTACTGAATGAAGACCCGGCACAGCCTAACGAAGCCTATTTTGAGCATGTGGATTACATTGTAAATAAAGCTGAGGCACTGGGACTGTACATAGGCATGCTTCCTACCTGGGGCGATAAAATTTACAGGAATTCATGGGGAGTGGGCCCAGAAATTTTTAACACGGCTAATGCAAAAGTATTTGGAGAGTACATCGGGCGCAGGTACAAAAACAAGCCTGTGATCTGGATACTTGGCGGCGATCGTAATCCACGGGGGGAGCAGGATGTGGAGATCTGGCGTGCGATGGCAGCTGGCATTGTGGCAGGCGTCGGAGGCCAGGACAATGCTCTGATGTCCTTTCATCCGCAGCCACAGGTAAAAGGGGGTTCATCTACCTGGTTCCACAAGGACGACTGGTTAGATTTTAACATGTTCCAGACCGGTCATAACCGTTTCATTAACATCTATGATAAAATTACAGGCGATTACCAGTTAGAGCCGACAAAACCAACCATGGATGCAGAGCCAATCTACGAGGATCATCCCATCGCTTTCGATGCCCGGAAGAATGGCTATTCCGAAGCAAGAGATGTGAGGCGCGCAGCTTATCAAAGTCTGTTTGCAGGTTCTCACGGCCATACTTACGGGTGCCACGGCATCTGGCAAATGTATGCACCAGGCCGGCAGCCGGTCAGTGTCGCCAGAACATACTGGAAAGATGCCCTTGATCTTCCGGGTGCAACACAAATGCAATATGTACGAAAGCTACTGGAATCGAGGCCGATGCTTGAAAGAGTACCAGACCAGAGTTTGGTAAATGCTGCGTATGAAGGACAAGAGCTTATACAAGCAACACGCGGCCATGACTATGCTTTTATTTATACTACCGCCGGTAAACCCATAGAAGCTAACCTGGGCAGGATTTCCGGTAAGACGCTGAAAGCTGCCTGGTATGATCCGCGCACAGGTAAAACCACAGCTATCGGTAAATTTAAAAACACTGGCACCCACACCTTCACACCACCCGGCAGCGGCCCTGACAACGACTGGGTCCTTATTTTAGATGATGCCCGGCAAAGGTATAAAGCACCGTAG
- a CDS encoding YihY/virulence factor BrkB family protein, whose translation MLEKLKPAWTLTKSTFQEFFDDRPMDYAAIIGFYTIFSLPAVLIITIRIAGAAFGQEAVKGEVVRQIGGIVGQNSAEQIQVIIENASQSESSTIGTVVGIATMVFAATTVFVAMQNSINSIWNVKAKPEKGWLKLIIDRVLSLAMVVSLGFLLLVSLSVDIVLGVVNEYLRQELSGLAVYLMNIAHMLVSILISVAIFSVMFKMLPDADIRWRNVWVGAIVTAVLFAIGKYVLNVYFQYNSMSDTYGAAGSMVLILVWVYYSSIILLLGAEFTQVYSRMHDKGIRPSDHAVKVETKEIESDE comes from the coding sequence ATGCTTGAAAAGCTTAAACCTGCCTGGACATTAACCAAAAGTACTTTTCAGGAATTTTTCGATGACCGGCCAATGGATTATGCCGCCATCATCGGTTTTTATACTATTTTTTCATTACCGGCTGTACTCATTATCACCATTCGTATTGCGGGGGCTGCCTTTGGGCAGGAGGCTGTAAAAGGAGAGGTGGTGAGGCAGATAGGCGGTATAGTGGGGCAGAACAGTGCAGAACAGATACAAGTTATCATCGAAAACGCCAGCCAGTCAGAATCCAGCACTATTGGCACAGTTGTAGGCATTGCAACAATGGTTTTTGCGGCTACAACGGTTTTTGTAGCCATGCAGAATTCCATCAACTCTATCTGGAATGTAAAAGCAAAGCCGGAGAAAGGCTGGTTAAAACTGATCATCGACAGGGTGCTTTCGCTGGCGATGGTGGTTAGTTTAGGCTTCCTGCTGCTGGTTTCCTTATCTGTAGATATTGTATTGGGTGTTGTAAACGAATACCTGCGGCAGGAGCTTTCGGGGCTGGCTGTTTACCTGATGAACATCGCGCATATGCTTGTATCTATCCTGATCAGCGTTGCCATTTTTTCTGTTATGTTTAAAATGCTGCCCGATGCCGATATCAGGTGGCGCAATGTATGGGTAGGAGCTATCGTAACTGCCGTTCTTTTTGCTATTGGTAAGTATGTGCTTAATGTCTACTTCCAGTATAACTCGATGAGCGATACCTATGGCGCTGCGGGTTCTATGGTGCTGATCCTGGTTTGGGTTTATTACTCTTCGATTATTTTATTGCTGGGCGCTGAATTCACGCAGGTTTATTCCCGTATGCACGACAAGGGTATACGGCCATCCGATCATGCTGTTAAGGTAGAAACGAAAGAAATAGAATCAGATGAATAG
- a CDS encoding bifunctional 2-polyprenyl-6-hydroxyphenol methylase/3-demethylubiquinol 3-O-methyltransferase UbiG yields MVKNDPIGAALKDYMQGAAGVQIVVESNITEDDTIPVSYLFREYEAMPELEQLALKECKGVILDIGAGAGCHSLALQRMGLQVTALDISEGAIAAMKERGIQQVLEKNVFDLHDLQFDTLLMLMNGIGIAGDLYGLTRFLKHARTLLRAGGQILLESSDILYMFEEEDGSVLLDLNAGYYGEVVYNMRYKEHETGSFKWLFIDAAILQDYAEEQGFGFRLLYEGEFGNYLAQLTLIN; encoded by the coding sequence ATGGTGAAAAATGATCCGATAGGCGCTGCATTGAAAGACTATATGCAAGGTGCCGCTGGTGTTCAGATTGTGGTAGAAAGCAATATAACCGAAGATGATACCATCCCGGTAAGCTATCTTTTCAGGGAGTACGAGGCGATGCCTGAACTGGAGCAACTGGCGCTGAAGGAGTGTAAGGGAGTGATACTCGACATAGGGGCAGGTGCAGGTTGCCATAGCCTGGCGCTACAGCGAATGGGGCTACAGGTAACAGCTTTAGATATTTCGGAGGGTGCCATAGCTGCCATGAAAGAAAGAGGCATACAGCAGGTGCTGGAAAAGAATGTTTTTGATCTGCATGACCTGCAGTTCGATACCCTGCTGATGCTCATGAATGGAATTGGTATTGCCGGTGACCTCTACGGCTTAACACGGTTTCTGAAGCATGCCAGAACCTTGCTTCGTGCGGGTGGCCAGATTTTGCTGGAATCGTCGGATATACTTTATATGTTTGAAGAGGAAGACGGTTCTGTACTGCTGGACCTGAATGCCGGCTACTACGGAGAGGTAGTGTACAACATGCGCTACAAAGAGCACGAAACAGGTTCATTCAAATGGCTGTTTATTGATGCTGCCATTTTACAGGATTATGCTGAAGAACAAGGCTTCGGATTCAGGCTGCTCTATGAAGGCGAGTTTGGAAATTACCTGGCACAGCTTACGCTTATCAACTAG
- a CDS encoding DinB family protein: MNPRLEVKYLRLEKSRNQLLDELEGLDDDLLNTPATEAKWSINQVLSHLLQVEQFTVSYIQRKIQKEEELEASLFSNTVKTALVKLALLSPFKFKAPAVVATVPDKANFSSLRHQWNETRYKLEDLLTDLPDTFQNKYLFKHPIAGPMTVQQTLSFLHDHFHHHLPQIINQKQKLSR; this comes from the coding sequence ATGAACCCCAGATTGGAAGTTAAGTATCTGAGATTGGAAAAATCCAGAAACCAGCTTTTAGATGAGCTGGAAGGTTTAGACGATGATTTACTGAACACACCTGCCACAGAGGCTAAATGGTCTATCAACCAGGTGCTGAGTCATCTTTTGCAGGTAGAGCAATTTACGGTTAGCTATATACAGCGAAAAATTCAGAAAGAAGAGGAACTGGAGGCCTCCCTTTTCTCCAATACTGTAAAAACGGCACTCGTTAAACTTGCTCTGCTTAGTCCCTTTAAATTTAAAGCGCCGGCTGTGGTTGCCACGGTACCTGATAAAGCAAATTTCTCATCGCTGCGCCATCAATGGAATGAAACCCGCTATAAGCTGGAAGACCTTCTCACCGACCTACCTGATACGTTCCAGAACAAATATTTATTTAAGCATCCTATTGCCGGCCCTATGACTGTCCAGCAGACGCTCTCTTTCCTGCACGATCACTTTCACCACCACCTTCCTCAGATTATTAACCAAAAGCAAAAACTAAGCAGGTAA
- a CDS encoding GNAT family N-acetyltransferase: MLIQKIKPENTWPIRQQVMWPDKPLGFVQLKEDDQGTHYGLFQNSTLTSVISCFEKESEMQFRKFATLTEAQGQGCGSYLLKHILGIARKKGIGRIWCNARKDKSSYYEKFGLVKTKDVFLKEGVEFIIMELVNRQE; this comes from the coding sequence TTGCTCATACAAAAAATTAAACCAGAGAATACCTGGCCTATCCGGCAGCAGGTGATGTGGCCGGATAAACCCCTCGGATTTGTTCAACTTAAAGAGGATGACCAGGGCACTCACTACGGACTCTTTCAGAACAGCACGCTAACATCTGTTATTTCCTGTTTCGAAAAAGAATCGGAAATGCAATTCCGTAAGTTCGCAACTTTAACAGAAGCACAGGGACAGGGATGTGGCAGCTACCTGCTGAAGCACATTTTGGGTATAGCCCGGAAAAAAGGCATCGGCAGGATCTGGTGCAATGCCAGAAAAGACAAAAGCAGCTACTATGAAAAATTTGGTCTTGTAAAAACGAAGGATGTTTTCTTGAAAGAAGGAGTAGAATTTATTATAATGGAGCTTGTAAATCGTCAGGAGTAA
- a CDS encoding DUF6157 family protein, translating to MKTTNYYNTFIQVAEDCPVQAAEMPPQKKEDKTVATLQFEMIYNNPYAYTSDDVLFGVYAAKNKISSLALEEEREKYFSKGQACFRSSPLGKRYGWGIHSNAEGKVAIYAIDSDEYKKLSEDISLKNIKAMRSKRA from the coding sequence ATGAAGACAACCAACTACTACAACACCTTTATACAGGTAGCCGAAGATTGCCCTGTGCAGGCGGCTGAAATGCCGCCCCAGAAAAAGGAGGACAAAACGGTAGCCACACTGCAGTTCGAGATGATTTACAATAACCCATATGCCTATACTTCTGATGATGTGCTTTTTGGTGTGTATGCAGCTAAAAACAAAATAAGCAGCTTGGCTTTGGAAGAGGAACGTGAAAAGTATTTTTCAAAAGGGCAGGCTTGTTTCCGATCTTCTCCTTTGGGGAAACGCTATGGCTGGGGTATTCACAGCAATGCAGAAGGCAAAGTTGCCATTTATGCCATAGATTCTGATGAATACAAAAAACTTTCAGAAGATATAAGCCTGAAAAATATAAAAGCCATGCGCTCTAAACGTGCGTAA
- a CDS encoding EcsC family protein: MTAYEENALVELERWKSAMQRSPSLANQLTKKLQHKVNSYIPEKVHQVITTTIKQMIRAVLFGAEKITQQPLLHSPLELREKLVRDRIRFYNKAAAAEGGVTGAGGILLGFADFPLLLGLKLKLLYDIAAFYGYSLKDYKERLYLLHIMQLAFSSQEQRNHVYVQMIDWESQKEYLPDDIHAFDWRTFQQEYRDYIDLPKLVQLIPVVGAPIGAVVNYKLINKLGETAMNAYRLRWQEEQRQRLG, encoded by the coding sequence ATGACTGCCTATGAAGAAAATGCTCTAGTAGAACTGGAACGGTGGAAAAGTGCTATGCAGCGCTCGCCCTCGCTGGCCAACCAGCTTACCAAAAAGCTCCAGCATAAAGTAAACAGTTATATTCCGGAGAAGGTACACCAGGTTATTACAACTACCATAAAACAGATGATACGGGCCGTGTTATTCGGTGCCGAAAAAATAACACAGCAGCCGCTGTTGCACTCTCCGCTGGAACTGCGCGAGAAGCTGGTAAGGGATCGGATCAGGTTTTATAATAAAGCCGCCGCCGCTGAGGGAGGTGTAACAGGTGCTGGCGGTATATTACTGGGCTTTGCGGATTTCCCGCTGTTGCTCGGCCTGAAACTAAAGCTACTATACGATATTGCTGCCTTTTACGGCTACTCTTTAAAAGACTACAAAGAGCGCCTCTACCTCCTCCACATTATGCAATTGGCCTTTAGCAGCCAGGAACAACGCAACCATGTTTACGTGCAGATGATAGACTGGGAGTCACAGAAAGAGTATCTGCCAGATGATATTCATGCCTTCGACTGGAGAACCTTTCAGCAGGAATACCGCGATTATATAGATCTGCCCAAACTGGTGCAGCTCATTCCGGTGGTTGGTGCCCCGATAGGCGCTGTGGTGAACTATAAGCTCATTAACAAACTTGGTGAAACTGCTATGAATGCCTACCGCCTGCGCTGGCAGGAAGAGCAGCGGCAAAGGCTGGGCTAG